TACGCGCGGCGGGATTTCTGGCAAAAGCGCGTGATCGATGCCGAGCGGCGGGCGAAAGAGGAGCTACTGGACGTCCGCACCCGCTTCTTCTCCAACATCTCCCACGAAATTCGCACCCCGCTGACGCTCATTCTGGGGCCGCTGGACGATCTGATGGCCGGCGGCGGTCTGCCCGAGCCGGCGCGGGTGTCGCTGGATTTGATGCGACGCAACGGACGCCGGCTGCTCGGCCTCATCAACCAGTTGCTGGACCTCTCCCGCCTCGACGCCGGCCGGATGCCCGTCCGAACCCGCGAGGCCGACCTCGCCACCTTCCTGCATGACCTGTGCCTCCGGTTCGCCCCCCTCGCCGAGCGGAAGGGCATCGCGCTGTCGTTTGAGTCCGCCGAGGCCACGCTGCCGGCCGTCTTCGACGCCGAGAAGCTGGAGGTCATCGCCTCCAACTTGCTCGCCAACGCGCTCCAATACACCCCGGCCGGAGGCGTCGTCCGACTTTCTATGACAGTGGATGCGGAGGATCGGGTGCGGCTTGTGGTGCGGGACTCCGGCGCCGGCATCCCCGCCGGCGAACTGCCGCACATCTTCGATCGATTCCACCGCGTCGAGCAGGCCTCGGCCGCACACCCGGGCGCCGGCATTGGACTCTCCCTCACGCGGGCGCTTGTCGAGCGGATGGGCGGGACGATCGAGGCCGAAAGTACGGTTGGGTTCGGGAGCGTCTTCACCGTCCGCATCCCCCGGCGGGTTGCCGGCGAACCCGAGACGCGAGAATCTGATTATTTCTTGCATCACGATGCCGAGGTGGAGGCGGCTGCCGAACACAATGCGCCGGCCGGAACGCTGGGCGTCGCGCTGGTGGTGGAGGACAACGCCGACATACGCGCCTACATCCGCCGCAGCCTCGAAGCGGACTGGGCGGTTTCGGAGGCAGCCGACGGCAGGGCCGGCCTGGAAGCCGCGAATCGCCTCGTGCCGGATGTCATCGTCACCGACCTCATGATGCCGGGCCTCGACGGGATGGACCTGTGCCGCACGATCCGCGAAGACGACGCCCTGGATCACATCCCCATCCTCGCCCTCACCGCCCGCGCCGACGTCGCCAGCGAACGCGCCGGCCTGGAGGCCGGCTTCGACGACTACCTCGTAAAACCCTTCGACGGAGCCACCCTCGCGGCGCGGGTGCGCGCCGTCGTGGAGCGGTATCGCCGGCTCCAGGCCATCTACAGCGAACACATCACCGTCGGGCCGGCGCGGACCCTTGTGCAATCGGCGGAGCGGGCGTTCCTGGAGCGTTGGCAGGGCCTGTTGGAGGAACGAATGGGTGAGGCCCATCTCAGCGTGGGCGATCTGGCGGATGCGATGGGGATGAGCGTGCGGCAGCTCCAGCGTAAGATCACCCAACTGACCGGTACATCGCCCAATACAGCGTTGCGGGATTTTCGGCTGGAGTGGGCGCGACAGCGGCTGACGCAAGGGGCCGGCACAGTGTCGGAGGTCGCTTATGCCGTGGGATTCACCTCGGCGTCGTATTTTACGAAGTGTTACCGCGAACGCTTCGGCGCGGCGCCGACGTTGGAGGGATGACCTGGCGTGATTCCGTCGTCATCCCCCGACCTGATCGGGGGAAAGACGAAACGCGGGAAAGACGAAACGTGGGAAATGCGATAGAAACAGCCCTTAATACGTATCAACCCTTACTCACATGCACCCATCCCATCTCCCCGCAGTCCTCTGGATAACCCTCATCCTCTTCCTCGCCGGCTGCCAGTCCACCCCCGAGCCCGAAGCCCGCTGGTGGCGCGGCAACCTGCACACCCATTCGCTCTGGAGCGATGGAGACGACTATCCAGAGATGATCGTGGGGTGGTATGTCGCGAACGGGTACGACTTTGTGGCCCTTTCCGAACACAACGTGATCGCCCAGGGGGAGCGGTGGAGCGAGGTGGACGAGAATCGGGGCGGCCGGCCGGCGTTTGATCGGTATCTGGATGAATTTGGGGAGGGATGGGTCGACCAGCGTGTCTCCGGCGATACGTTATTCGTGCGGCTGCGCACGCTCGATGAATTCCGCCCGCTGTTCGAGGCGCCCGACAGTTTCCTGGTGATCACCGCCGAGGAGCTGACCGACGGGTTCGGAGGGAAGCCGGTACACATCAACGTGACCAACATTCAGGACTTCATCCCGCCGCAGCGGGGAGGGTCACTACGCCAGACGATGCAGAATAACGTCGACGCCGTGCTGCGTCAGCGCGATTCGACGGGGGTGCCGATGTTTCCCCACATCAACCACCCCAAC
Above is a window of Rhodothermales bacterium DNA encoding:
- a CDS encoding response regulator, with amino-acid sequence FFTFSLRTFVHPPSHHRTTLRFPDLAQEAGFLADYARQSLATVRAAILLGTFVYGPLFGYLDWIQQSNAMWGIWGIRAGTCVLAAGVYLASYQPFFIRWMQEILSATIFLAGVGLMAMILLDTSPRAYIDGPVLLVLPGYVLMRIRLVYASAVGLSLLLVYVLIIYLKEDLPFDTRVGSVLFLFAANLIGMTAGYAMETYARRDFWQKRVIDAERRAKEELLDVRTRFFSNISHEIRTPLTLILGPLDDLMAGGGLPEPARVSLDLMRRNGRRLLGLINQLLDLSRLDAGRMPVRTREADLATFLHDLCLRFAPLAERKGIALSFESAEATLPAVFDAEKLEVIASNLLANALQYTPAGGVVRLSMTVDAEDRVRLVVRDSGAGIPAGELPHIFDRFHRVEQASAAHPGAGIGLSLTRALVERMGGTIEAESTVGFGSVFTVRIPRRVAGEPETRESDYFLHHDAEVEAAAEHNAPAGTLGVALVVEDNADIRAYIRRSLEADWAVSEAADGRAGLEAANRLVPDVIVTDLMMPGLDGMDLCRTIREDDALDHIPILALTARADVASERAGLEAGFDDYLVKPFDGATLAARVRAVVERYRRLQAIYSEHITVGPARTLVQSAERAFLERWQGLLEERMGEAHLSVGDLADAMGMSVRQLQRKITQLTGTSPNTALRDFRLEWARQRLTQGAGTVSEVAYAVGFTSASYFTKCYRERFGAAPTLEG